A genome region from Sphingobacteriaceae bacterium GW460-11-11-14-LB5 includes the following:
- a CDS encoding pyrroloquinoline quinone biosynthesis protein PqqB — MRALLLIFILGFAIQAPAQKMPESSFIMVLGVAQDGGYPHMGCQKNCCKMAWKDEKLRRNVVSLALVDPKTKKWWLFEATPDIKAQLQDFRKKTNETYPYLPEGVFLTHAHIGHYTGLMEFGREVMATRNLNVYVLPKFKSFLTENGPWSQLVSLKNINLIELKANNPLAIAENKITAFTVPHRDEFSETAGFKIETLVKKYLFIPDIDKWSKWDKSIIEEVKKVDVAMLDATFYTNAELGNRPISEVPHPLVTETEDLFDKEDIAIKHKIFFIHFNHTNPLLWDLPTQKQVLKNGFNIAKQGDVY; from the coding sequence ATGAGGGCATTATTATTAATTTTCATACTTGGCTTTGCGATCCAAGCCCCGGCTCAGAAAATGCCCGAGTCATCATTTATTATGGTATTAGGTGTGGCTCAGGATGGTGGCTACCCACACATGGGTTGTCAGAAAAACTGCTGTAAAATGGCCTGGAAAGATGAAAAGTTAAGAAGAAATGTGGTTTCACTTGCTTTGGTAGATCCTAAAACCAAAAAATGGTGGCTTTTTGAAGCGACACCTGATATTAAGGCACAACTTCAGGATTTTAGAAAAAAAACGAATGAAACTTATCCTTATTTACCAGAAGGCGTATTTCTTACACATGCTCACATTGGTCATTACACAGGCCTCATGGAATTCGGCAGAGAGGTAATGGCCACACGCAATCTAAATGTGTATGTACTCCCCAAATTCAAATCTTTTTTAACAGAAAACGGCCCATGGAGCCAATTGGTTTCCTTAAAAAATATCAACCTTATCGAACTGAAGGCAAATAATCCCCTTGCCATAGCAGAAAATAAGATCACTGCATTTACCGTACCTCACCGCGACGAATTTTCGGAAACAGCTGGTTTTAAGATAGAAACACTTGTAAAGAAGTATCTTTTCATCCCAGATATTGATAAATGGAGCAAATGGGACAAAAGTATTATTGAAGAAGTAAAAAAAGTGGATGTAGCCATGCTCGATGCTACATTTTATACCAATGCCGAACTTGGTAATCGACCTATTTCAGAAGTACCTCACCCACTGGTAACCGAAACAGAAGACTTATTTGATAAAGAAGATATTGCCATTAAACATAAAATTTTCTTCATCCACTTCAATCATACCAACCCTTTACTTTGGGATTTACCTACACAAAAACAGGTTTTAAAGAACGGATTTAATATTGCGAAACAGGGAGATGTTTATTGA
- a CDS encoding acyl-ACP desaturase, which produces MSFFADKRREVMVHIEKYMLEMMDTYLKPIDTNWQPSDFLPDSTSETFYQDIRILRDNAKDLSYDLVAVLIGDTITEEALPTYESWLAMVQGPSMKEDGGWMKWNRHWTAEENRHGDLLNKYLYLSGRVDMRQMEISTQYLIADGFDIGTGHDPYRNFIYTSFQEMATNISHRRVASLAKKDGDTLLSRMCGVIASDEARHAKAYKDFMNRIFEVDPNEAMLAFEDMMRQKIVMPAHFLREVGLKIGQTFGHFTDAAQRLGVYTAIDYVEIMQQLIEDWKIEGMRDLNEAGEKARDYIMALPSRLLRVAERMKNPTIDYKFSWIAG; this is translated from the coding sequence ATGAGTTTTTTTGCAGATAAAAGAAGGGAAGTAATGGTGCATATAGAAAAGTATATGCTGGAGATGATGGATACCTATCTAAAACCAATTGATACTAACTGGCAACCGTCTGATTTTCTTCCTGATTCTACTAGCGAAACATTTTATCAAGATATTAGAATTTTAAGGGATAATGCAAAGGATCTTTCTTACGATCTTGTAGCTGTATTAATAGGTGATACGATCACTGAAGAAGCATTACCTACATACGAATCGTGGTTAGCCATGGTGCAGGGACCAAGCATGAAGGAAGATGGCGGCTGGATGAAATGGAACAGACACTGGACTGCTGAAGAAAACCGTCATGGTGATTTATTGAATAAATATTTATACCTGTCGGGCCGTGTAGATATGCGCCAGATGGAAATCTCTACTCAATACCTGATTGCTGATGGTTTCGATATTGGTACCGGTCATGATCCTTACCGCAACTTTATTTACACCTCTTTCCAGGAGATGGCCACTAACATTTCACACAGAAGGGTAGCCTCTTTGGCAAAAAAAGACGGCGATACTTTATTGTCTAGAATGTGTGGGGTAATTGCATCGGATGAAGCCCGACATGCAAAAGCTTATAAAGATTTCATGAACCGTATTTTTGAGGTTGACCCTAATGAAGCGATGTTGGCTTTTGAAGATATGATGCGCCAGAAAATTGTAATGCCAGCGCATTTCTTACGCGAGGTAGGTTTGAAAATAGGTCAAACATTTGGTCACTTTACAGATGCTGCACAACGTTTAGGTGTTTATACCGCGATTGATTATGTTGAGATTATGCAACAGTTGATTGAAGATTGGAAAATTGAGGGGATGCGTGATTTAAATGAAGCTGGTGAAAAAGCCCGGGATTATATTATGGCTCTACCTTCGCGTTTATTACGTGTTGCTGAACGTATGAAAAACCCAACTATAGATTATAAATTTAGCTGGATTGCCGGATAA
- a CDS encoding outer membrane protein assembly factor BamD yields MFKVKHLIILVFVAALGIAGCKSRFEKLRASNDVAKKYQEALRLYNKRDYSKALVLFEDLSQKYRGRAEAEGLNFYYAYTLYRLSDYTTARYQFKSFAETYPASKDAEEARYMAAYCFYLESPNFSLDQENTYKAIDALQLFINLYPTSDRAAAAGKYIATLRGKLEDKAFENAKMYLTTGPSNVDNYRAAVIALKNAQRDYPDIKYAEEMDFLMIKAQYLYAKNSYVVRQEDRYNEALALYTEFTENHPDSKYTKDAKVLKEDVEAGIAATKQELALYAADQEKYKQMLIRTGKLKDTSATINKTDIKNK; encoded by the coding sequence ATGTTTAAAGTTAAACACTTAATTATTTTAGTATTTGTTGCCGCTTTGGGTATTGCGGGTTGTAAGAGTCGTTTCGAGAAATTGAGAGCGAGTAATGACGTTGCAAAAAAATATCAGGAGGCTCTTCGTTTGTACAATAAACGCGATTACAGCAAAGCATTGGTGCTTTTTGAAGACCTTTCTCAAAAATACCGCGGCCGTGCTGAAGCCGAAGGATTGAACTTTTATTATGCTTATACTTTATATAGATTAAGTGATTATACTACTGCAAGATACCAGTTTAAAAGTTTTGCAGAAACCTATCCAGCCAGTAAAGATGCGGAAGAAGCCCGCTACATGGCCGCTTATTGTTTCTATTTAGAATCTCCAAATTTCTCTTTGGATCAGGAAAATACTTATAAAGCTATTGATGCATTACAATTATTCATTAACTTATATCCTACCAGCGATCGTGCTGCAGCAGCCGGTAAATATATTGCCACGCTAAGGGGTAAGCTAGAGGATAAAGCTTTTGAAAACGCTAAAATGTACTTAACCACCGGACCAAGTAATGTAGATAATTACAGAGCGGCAGTTATTGCCTTAAAAAATGCGCAAAGAGATTACCCGGATATTAAATATGCCGAGGAAATGGATTTCTTAATGATTAAAGCGCAGTATTTATACGCTAAAAACAGTTATGTTGTTCGTCAGGAAGACCGTTATAATGAAGCGCTTGCTTTATATACTGAGTTTACTGAAAACCACCCTGACAGTAAATATACTAAAGACGCAAAGGTACTTAAGGAAGATGTTGAGGCTGGAATTGCGGCTACAAAACAAGAATTGGCATTATATGCTGCTGATCAGGAAAAATACAAGCAGATGCTGATCAGAACCGGAAAGTTAAAAGATACTTCTGCTACAATTAATAAAACGGATATTAAAAACAAGTAA
- a CDS encoding RNA polymerase Rpb6, protein MNTNKPAVPNTTVTRNVHDLDKTTDNLYESLVVIAKRANQISNNVKEELHGKLAEFASSNDNLEEIFENREQIEISKHYERMPKPVLVAIDEFLNEKIYHRNPAKEQK, encoded by the coding sequence ATGAATACTAACAAACCTGCTGTACCAAATACTACAGTAACCAGAAACGTACACGATTTAGATAAAACTACAGATAACTTATACGAATCTTTAGTGGTGATTGCTAAAAGAGCAAATCAGATTTCGAACAACGTTAAAGAGGAGTTACACGGTAAATTGGCAGAATTTGCTTCAAGCAACGATAATTTAGAAGAAATTTTCGAAAACCGCGAGCAGATTGAAATCAGCAAGCACTACGAGCGCATGCCGAAGCCTGTTTTGGTTGCTATTGATGAATTTTTGAACGAGAAAATTTATCACAGAAATCCTGCTAAAGAACAAAAGTAA